One window of Artemia franciscana chromosome 16, ASM3288406v1, whole genome shotgun sequence genomic DNA carries:
- the LOC136037126 gene encoding iron-sulfur cluster transfer protein NUBPL-like isoform X1 yields MNSSTVLQRLPTLKYVLVRYASAAQNQDLKKRQEAMMARSLPKQVSIPGVNHIILVSSGKGGVGKSTVSANLAVALGIELGERKVGLLDADVFGPSIPTMMNLEGSPDIVEGNKMVPLVNYGLKVMSMGFLVPGSGPVVWRGLMVMQAIQDLTKNVKWGPLDILVVDTPPGTGDTHLSLAQTLPLSGALVVTTSQKVALNAARKGAQMLEKVKVPIIGVVNNMSTFICSKCDTPSNIFGTNEGAQMLAKDFGVKVLSNIPLDPRIGELSDTGQPVVLAHPESKQRIVEGLALGNIWQDVGGRYRILEILRS; encoded by the exons ATGAACTCTAGTACTGTCCTACAACGTCTACCAACTTTAAAATATGTATTG GTCAGATATGCTTCTGCTGCTCAAAACCAAGATTTGAAAAAGCGACAAGAAGCTATGATGGCAAGAAGTCTTCCAAAACAAGTGTCTATCCCAGGTGTCAACCATATTATCCTTGTTTCTTCTGGTAAAGGTGGTGTTGGTAAATCAACAGTTTCTGCAAATTTAGCTGTTGCTCTTGGCATTGAGCTGGGAGAAAGAAAAGTTGGTCTTCTAGACGCTGATGTTTTTGGGCCGAGCATACCAACCATGATGAATCTAGAAGGATCTCCAGATATTGTGGAAG GTAATAAAATGGTACCACTTGTAAACTACGGGCTAAAAGTTATGTCAATGGGATTTTTAGTACCTGGCAGTGGACCAGTCGTCTGGAGAGGACTAATGGTTATGCAGGCAATACAAGATCtgactaaaaatgtaaaatgggGACCTTTGGATATTCTGGTCGTTGATACACCTCCAGGAACTGGGGATACACATTTATCCCTGGCGCAAACTTTGCCACTATCAG GGGCTCTTGTTGTAACAACTTCACAAAAAGTAGCCTTAAATGCTGCAAGGAAAGGGGCTCAGATGCTTGAAAAAGTGAAAGTACCCATCATTGGTGTTGTTAATAATATGTCCACATTTATCTGTTCAAAGTGTGATActccttcaaatatttttggaaccaACGAGGGTGCTCAGATGCTTGCTAAAGATTTTG gtgTAAAGGTTCTCAGCAATATCCCTCTTGATCCTAGGATTGGCGAGCTGTCTGATACGGGGCAGCCTGTTGTCCTTGCTCATCCTGAGTCCAAACAG aggatTGTAGAGGGTCTTgcgcttggaaatatttggcAGGATGTCGGAGGAAGGTAtaggattttggaaattttgagaagttga
- the LOC136037126 gene encoding iron-sulfur cluster transfer protein NUBPL-like isoform X3, with amino-acid sequence MNSSTVLQRLPTLKYVLVRYASAAQNQDLKKRQEAMMARSLPKQVSIPGVNHIILVSSGKGGVGKSTVSANLAVALGIELGERKVGLLDADVFGPSIPTMMNLEGSPDIVEGNKMVPLVNYGLKVMSMGFLVPGSGPVVWRGLMVMQAIQDLTKNVKWGPLDILVVDTPPGTGDTHLSLAQTLPLSGALVVTTSQKVALNAARKGAQMLEKVKVPIIGVVNNMSTFICSKCDTPSNIFGTNEGAQMLAKDFGVKVLSNIPLDPRIGELSDTGQPVVLAHPESKQFLPSTVCHSKDTEDA; translated from the exons ATGAACTCTAGTACTGTCCTACAACGTCTACCAACTTTAAAATATGTATTG GTCAGATATGCTTCTGCTGCTCAAAACCAAGATTTGAAAAAGCGACAAGAAGCTATGATGGCAAGAAGTCTTCCAAAACAAGTGTCTATCCCAGGTGTCAACCATATTATCCTTGTTTCTTCTGGTAAAGGTGGTGTTGGTAAATCAACAGTTTCTGCAAATTTAGCTGTTGCTCTTGGCATTGAGCTGGGAGAAAGAAAAGTTGGTCTTCTAGACGCTGATGTTTTTGGGCCGAGCATACCAACCATGATGAATCTAGAAGGATCTCCAGATATTGTGGAAG GTAATAAAATGGTACCACTTGTAAACTACGGGCTAAAAGTTATGTCAATGGGATTTTTAGTACCTGGCAGTGGACCAGTCGTCTGGAGAGGACTAATGGTTATGCAGGCAATACAAGATCtgactaaaaatgtaaaatgggGACCTTTGGATATTCTGGTCGTTGATACACCTCCAGGAACTGGGGATACACATTTATCCCTGGCGCAAACTTTGCCACTATCAG GGGCTCTTGTTGTAACAACTTCACAAAAAGTAGCCTTAAATGCTGCAAGGAAAGGGGCTCAGATGCTTGAAAAAGTGAAAGTACCCATCATTGGTGTTGTTAATAATATGTCCACATTTATCTGTTCAAAGTGTGATActccttcaaatatttttggaaccaACGAGGGTGCTCAGATGCTTGCTAAAGATTTTG gtgTAAAGGTTCTCAGCAATATCCCTCTTGATCCTAGGATTGGCGAGCTGTCTGATACGGGGCAGCCTGTTGTCCTTGCTCATCCTGAGTCCAAACAG TTTCTACCAAGCACCGTGTGTCATTCAAAGGACACTGAAGATGCATGA
- the LOC136037126 gene encoding iron-sulfur cluster transfer protein NUBPL-like isoform X4 gives MNSSTVLQRLPTLKYVLVRYASAAQNQDLKKRQEAMMARSLPKQVSIPGVNHIILVSSGKGGVGKSTVSANLAVALGIELGERKVGLLDADVFGPSIPTMMNLEGSPDIVEGNKMVPLVNYGLKVMSMGFLVPGSGPVVWRGLMVMQAIQDLTKNVKWGPLDILVVDTPPGTGDTHLSLAQTLPLSGALVVTTSQKVALNAARKGAQMLEKVKVPIIGVVNNMSTFICSKCDTPSNIFGTNEGAQMLAKDFGVKVLSNIPLDPRIGELSDTGQPVVLAHPESKQE, from the exons ATGAACTCTAGTACTGTCCTACAACGTCTACCAACTTTAAAATATGTATTG GTCAGATATGCTTCTGCTGCTCAAAACCAAGATTTGAAAAAGCGACAAGAAGCTATGATGGCAAGAAGTCTTCCAAAACAAGTGTCTATCCCAGGTGTCAACCATATTATCCTTGTTTCTTCTGGTAAAGGTGGTGTTGGTAAATCAACAGTTTCTGCAAATTTAGCTGTTGCTCTTGGCATTGAGCTGGGAGAAAGAAAAGTTGGTCTTCTAGACGCTGATGTTTTTGGGCCGAGCATACCAACCATGATGAATCTAGAAGGATCTCCAGATATTGTGGAAG GTAATAAAATGGTACCACTTGTAAACTACGGGCTAAAAGTTATGTCAATGGGATTTTTAGTACCTGGCAGTGGACCAGTCGTCTGGAGAGGACTAATGGTTATGCAGGCAATACAAGATCtgactaaaaatgtaaaatgggGACCTTTGGATATTCTGGTCGTTGATACACCTCCAGGAACTGGGGATACACATTTATCCCTGGCGCAAACTTTGCCACTATCAG GGGCTCTTGTTGTAACAACTTCACAAAAAGTAGCCTTAAATGCTGCAAGGAAAGGGGCTCAGATGCTTGAAAAAGTGAAAGTACCCATCATTGGTGTTGTTAATAATATGTCCACATTTATCTGTTCAAAGTGTGATActccttcaaatatttttggaaccaACGAGGGTGCTCAGATGCTTGCTAAAGATTTTG gtgTAAAGGTTCTCAGCAATATCCCTCTTGATCCTAGGATTGGCGAGCTGTCTGATACGGGGCAGCCTGTTGTCCTTGCTCATCCTGAGTCCAAACAG GAGTGA
- the LOC136037126 gene encoding iron-sulfur cluster transfer protein NUBPL-like isoform X2 produces the protein MNSSTVLQRLPTLKYVLVRYASAAQNQDLKKRQEAMMARSLPKQVSIPGVNHIILVSSGKGGVGKSTVSANLAVALGIELGERKVGLLDADVFGPSIPTMMNLEGSPDIVEGNKMVPLVNYGLKVMSMGFLVPGSGPVVWRGLMVMQAIQDLTKNVKWGPLDILVVDTPPGTGDTHLSLAQTLPLSGALVVTTSQKVALNAARKGAQMLEKVKVPIIGVVNNMSTFICSKCDTPSNIFGTNEGAQMLAKDFGVKVLSNIPLDPRIGELSDTGQPVVLAHPESKQAQEYKSLAKSVISFLKVS, from the exons ATGAACTCTAGTACTGTCCTACAACGTCTACCAACTTTAAAATATGTATTG GTCAGATATGCTTCTGCTGCTCAAAACCAAGATTTGAAAAAGCGACAAGAAGCTATGATGGCAAGAAGTCTTCCAAAACAAGTGTCTATCCCAGGTGTCAACCATATTATCCTTGTTTCTTCTGGTAAAGGTGGTGTTGGTAAATCAACAGTTTCTGCAAATTTAGCTGTTGCTCTTGGCATTGAGCTGGGAGAAAGAAAAGTTGGTCTTCTAGACGCTGATGTTTTTGGGCCGAGCATACCAACCATGATGAATCTAGAAGGATCTCCAGATATTGTGGAAG GTAATAAAATGGTACCACTTGTAAACTACGGGCTAAAAGTTATGTCAATGGGATTTTTAGTACCTGGCAGTGGACCAGTCGTCTGGAGAGGACTAATGGTTATGCAGGCAATACAAGATCtgactaaaaatgtaaaatgggGACCTTTGGATATTCTGGTCGTTGATACACCTCCAGGAACTGGGGATACACATTTATCCCTGGCGCAAACTTTGCCACTATCAG GGGCTCTTGTTGTAACAACTTCACAAAAAGTAGCCTTAAATGCTGCAAGGAAAGGGGCTCAGATGCTTGAAAAAGTGAAAGTACCCATCATTGGTGTTGTTAATAATATGTCCACATTTATCTGTTCAAAGTGTGATActccttcaaatatttttggaaccaACGAGGGTGCTCAGATGCTTGCTAAAGATTTTG gtgTAAAGGTTCTCAGCAATATCCCTCTTGATCCTAGGATTGGCGAGCTGTCTGATACGGGGCAGCCTGTTGTCCTTGCTCATCCTGAGTCCAAACAG GCTCAAGAGTACAAATCGTTGGCCAAGTCAGTCATAAGCTTCTTGAAGGTCAGCTAG